From Dreissena polymorpha isolate Duluth1 chromosome 15, UMN_Dpol_1.0, whole genome shotgun sequence, a single genomic window includes:
- the LOC127861282 gene encoding uncharacterized protein LOC127861282 isoform X2 → MTAVSVAMEKKNPGVSESKTETRGSASWSKKCTCIIVVLVAIISIAIGALMAILIANKFFLNCTPPHDGAVVDELVVRRGALTLIMVRGQGLMIIDHEQRLKVLSFDHIKDACYVSKIDQDDNDLNTTVQVSDPSTTVMYVAGNQSFEPEILLGFLQGVCKTAYWMHVDLKGEGSLTARAKRSCGNSCIMVCTSPGQCSRQCVKNPCPRTGPLWV, encoded by the exons ATGACAGCCGTGTCAGTTGCGATGGAGAAAAAGAATCCTGGTGTTTCGGAATCT AAAACTGAAACGCGCGGCTCTGCATCATGGTCTAAGAAATGCACGTGCATCATAGTTGTTTTGGTCGCCATCATTTCCATAGCAATCGGTGCACTCATGGCAATCCTCATCGCTAAC AAATTCTTCTTGAACTGTACTCCGCCACATGACGGGGCTGTTGTCGATGAGCTGGTGGTCCGCAGAGGGGCGCTTACACTGATCATGGTCAGAGGTCAGGGGCTCATGATTATTGACCATGAACAG AGACTGAAAGTTCTCAGCTTTGACCACATTAAAGACGCCTGCTATGTGTCTAAAATCGACCAAGACGACAATGATCTGAACACAACA GTTCAGGTGTCGGACCCGTCTACTACTGTGATGTACGTGGCCGGGAACCAGTCATTTGAACCGGAAATACTGTTAGGTTTCCTGCAGGGAGTCTGTAAAACAGCTTACTGGATGCATGTGGATCTAAAAG GCGAAGGATCACTGACTGCACGTGCCAAGCGGAGCTGTGGTAACTCGTGCATTATGGTTTGTACATCTCCTGGACAATGTAGTCGGCAATGCGTGAAAAACCCTTGCCCTCGAACCGGACCTTTGTGGGTGTGA
- the LOC127861282 gene encoding uncharacterized protein LOC127861282 isoform X1, producing MTAVSVAMEKKNPGVSESFQKTETRGSASWSKKCTCIIVVLVAIISIAIGALMAILIANKFFLNCTPPHDGAVVDELVVRRGALTLIMVRGQGLMIIDHEQRLKVLSFDHIKDACYVSKIDQDDNDLNTTVQVSDPSTTVMYVAGNQSFEPEILLGFLQGVCKTAYWMHVDLKGEGSLTARAKRSCGNSCIMVCTSPGQCSRQCVKNPCPRTGPLWV from the exons ATGACAGCCGTGTCAGTTGCGATGGAGAAAAAGAATCCTGGTGTTTCGGAATCT TTTCAGAAAACTGAAACGCGCGGCTCTGCATCATGGTCTAAGAAATGCACGTGCATCATAGTTGTTTTGGTCGCCATCATTTCCATAGCAATCGGTGCACTCATGGCAATCCTCATCGCTAAC AAATTCTTCTTGAACTGTACTCCGCCACATGACGGGGCTGTTGTCGATGAGCTGGTGGTCCGCAGAGGGGCGCTTACACTGATCATGGTCAGAGGTCAGGGGCTCATGATTATTGACCATGAACAG AGACTGAAAGTTCTCAGCTTTGACCACATTAAAGACGCCTGCTATGTGTCTAAAATCGACCAAGACGACAATGATCTGAACACAACA GTTCAGGTGTCGGACCCGTCTACTACTGTGATGTACGTGGCCGGGAACCAGTCATTTGAACCGGAAATACTGTTAGGTTTCCTGCAGGGAGTCTGTAAAACAGCTTACTGGATGCATGTGGATCTAAAAG GCGAAGGATCACTGACTGCACGTGCCAAGCGGAGCTGTGGTAACTCGTGCATTATGGTTTGTACATCTCCTGGACAATGTAGTCGGCAATGCGTGAAAAACCCTTGCCCTCGAACCGGACCTTTGTGGGTGTGA